The window tcaCTTACAAGACTTGATAATGGAGTTCTAATTAATATAAAGTTCTTTTCTAATGCAATTAGTGCCATCACCACTGATGGAAATTTGGCAAGGTTGCATACAGTTAAGTAActacttgtttttctctcttctccatccttcaTACTACCCATTATGATCCTGCCCTGCTATTGTTTTCTGAAACTGTGCCTCTATGCTTGCACCTTACTTTGTCAAACTTTCAACTCTAtcatttacctttcctttttgctggaagtttgcctaaatTCAGCCTGTTACTAACAAAGGCGACTTCTAATTTCTCAAACCACAGTCTTattgctttgatttcctgcctatCTAAAGTTTTAGATAGATGGAAAATGTCAATATGAAAAAGCGGAAATGTTAGATTggcagaaattaaaacaaaccaaacatattttaacctaacctcacctatccCCCACCCAAATCTAACATACCTATGCCCTACAACCATTCAAAATGCAGCTAGGTATTCTTCAGACCATTAAAAACTACACTTTTCAGGTACCATGGCTGCATTAGAAGAAatcatagatgaagaaatgtatgaaatggAAGAATTGCGACGAGTGAGGATTCCACGCATTGTACCTAAAGATCGCAGTGACccatttcattatctttctggtGAAGAATTCCTTGAGCGTTTTCGTCTGCCAAAGGATGCTGTATGAGACCTCATTGAAGAAGTTAGGCCACGTACACATGTGGATAGGCTTGGCACAGGTATGGAACAGTAGCTATTTATTTAAGTATATATGTGGATGGTGATATTGCTATAGAATATTTTACAATACTTATTGATTTAAGACCTGGGAAACcatcttctgtatttctttccacAACTCTGTCATCCTTTTTCATGTGGAGTGAATTGGGAAATTTAAGGTTCTTCCACACTTTTTCTAGTCTTTCTTACTTACGGAGCGAAGGGGCCTGggtatctcctcctctttattttcctcataaATAGACTAGGCACAacgcagagggagagggagtataTAACTCCTTCTAAAGTCCCTTGCTATATGTTTGCATGTCTTTCCACAGGATATGGCATTCCTCTGCATTTGAAGATGCTAGTTACCTTGCGGTACCTAGCCACGGGAAGTTTCCTTCTTACGGTAGCTGACATAATGGATATTGCAAAATCATCAGCATGCAGTGCTGTTGGAGAGGTGGTTCAACTTATTGCTTTCCTGGCACCAGACTACATCAAATTCCCACAGCCAGAAGAAGCACGTCAGATGGCCTCAAAGTTCTATGATATTGCTGGTATGCCAGGTGTATTGGGGTATATAGATTGTACACATATTTCAATACAGAGTCCAGGTGGGAACAACGTTGAGATGTATAGATGTCGAGAGGGGTTTTACTCGTTAAATGTCCAAGGTATTTGTGATTCAGAACTCAAATTTATGCATGTTGTCGCAAGTTGGCCAGGCAGCGTACATGACTCAAGAATATTTTCTAATTGTCGTATCTGTCATCTTCTAGAGCAAGGAGATTACAGCGGTTTATATTTGTTAGGGGATAGTGGGTATCCAAGTCGGGAATATTTACTGACTCCACTCCTAACTCCAAGAACTGAAAAGCATAGGAGGTATAATGTAGCTCATATACAAACACGGAACTGTATTGAGAGGGCATTCGGTGTGCTGAAAAGAAGATTTGCATGCTTAAGCATACCCCTGCGAACCAAACTTCCCAATACAAAAAGAATTGTGATAGCATGTGCTGTTTTGCATAACATTGCTATTTCAAGAAGAGTGGACATGTTAGATGTTGAGGTTGAGGCACAGGAAGTAGTTGATTTattggaggatgaagatgaacatGAACTGGATGCCACACAAGTTAGGGAATCATTAATTCAAAGATGGTTCTGAGGGCCAGTTTCAAGAACTTTTCCTGTGTACCGATTGGGCTCCAGTGTaataatactttttcttttctagttctTGCTTGATAGGATTAACACTTTAAGTTTAAATAAGAATATTTATAAGGTtccaaaaggtaaagaaaggaaaagtatatataaGATCTTATGGTGTATAATGTAGGTATTGCAAAGTACAAATAGtatgtaagaatgaataaacttaaccatctacttttaatgctaatcattataccttgtgtgtgtgtgtgtgtgtgtgtgtgtgtgtgtgtgtgtgtgtgtatttacctaattgtatttacctaattgtaacatacgggaaaagagctatgctcgtactgtcccgtctccatatctactaatgtccagctttttcttaaaatcatgaatattccttgcgttgaccacttcctcgtctaaactattccatgcttccacccttctatgagggaaactatattttttcacatctctcctataagtggccatttttagttttttcccatgccctctcgacattctttcattccacatacacagatcttccctatccattttttccatgccaatcatcactcctcctccacctttactctccctatcctttctccatatgttatatttattatccaaatttatctttgttttttcatgcaattttgtctcagtcaaacacactatatcaggcttctccactatcatatagtcttgcaattccaatctacttgacagtatcccatctatattagtatacattacggtccacccactgctccctctaggggttcctccgtattccttctctccacataccactttctgactctctcctataactctccaaaaaaacttttctcttttctcctcagaccgctcatcatttttccttcttgcctcttccaccaattccttatatcttctctcttcctcatttctattctttctcacaaacacctctttacaaccttctatctctcttaactttgatgttctatataggatatcctccgcagattgttgtgacttcagtactactttaatcggtctgctcactccctccttatacggacccagtctatggatctcttccacttcttgtaggtctttttttcatcatcatttagatttttgaacagatctcttaccgttttaattcttccttaattctcttaggcttatatgttatattttgttctttcatcccaaatattaacacactcttcttcttttctgctatttcccttatcaatgtttccttattcttcattacattaaccagttccttggacctttcttttttgtcttccttcaactgatctttaattatttcttgtaatccaaccatctctgcttccctcgactcagtccattgtgttttcttcagttcccattccctttcaaacctttcattctgctcactaatcatttccttaaagtcatctttctcctttactactctctccgttttctcctccaaccgtctcttgtatttttcaacctccactctcaagtgtgcattctcatccaccaatcgttttttcattttcctccagtttcttaactctttccttcaaagccttgtggaattctctatcctgctcctcctcgctcctctgaacttttaattccttcaccaactcctcaaatctcttctccaacgttaccaatctaccttgcaatgttgccccctgttgaagatggactcatgctttgactggccactttcggctttgctccttgggcctcatcaacatattttgaatttggtaatttatttcttaccggtctatccattttttcttactcttcctgggagcatgtgggtgtgtggtcactgggggtcaggcctggtagttacgtgtgtgtggtgggatgcattggcggctgctatggctggcctttgtgtggttcccgctctgtcgtttggagtgtggaggttctcacacctccgatcactcccatgtacacgccaccaggctacgttcactctgtacactcgttcactcgctctggttgcccctcaatagcaataactattctcactcaagcacattgcttagcgtgtggagtgttagttagatgccgctctgagcaggaggcacgtccgctctccacggagcgcagagtgtgtgtgtgtgtgtgtgt is drawn from Portunus trituberculatus isolate SZX2019 chromosome 44, ASM1759143v1, whole genome shotgun sequence and contains these coding sequences:
- the LOC123518748 gene encoding putative nuclease HARBI1, whose translation is MAALEEIIDEEMYEMEELRRVRIPRIVPKDRSDPFHYLSGYGIPLHLKMLVTLRYLATGSFLLTVADIMDIAKSSACSAVGEVVQLIAFLAPDYIKFPQPEEARQMASKFYDIAGMPGVLGYIDCTHISIQSPGGNNVEMYRCREGFYSLNVQGICDSELKFMHVVASWPGSVHDSRIFSNCRICHLLEQGDYSGLYLLGDSGYPSREYLLTPLLTPRTEKHRRYNVAHIQTRNCIERAFGVLKRRFACLSIPLRTKLPNTKRIVIACAVLHNIAISRRVDMLDVEVEAQEVVDLLEDEDEHELDATQVRESLIQRWF